One segment of Terriglobales bacterium DNA contains the following:
- a CDS encoding ATP-binding protein translates to MQNELNDRAWLSWMGKVRIIIITFLLGIELAILQLTQTNVRVPVRGFISIIVLWYSISFFEILLLALWHDTRAHVRLQILTDIAFSTALLYVTGGIDTSFNFLYPLIIIVASIQLPRVWAYLTAGLSFVLFAAMLEFTQYGLLHSYSMSSRPDNKTLQLVIVVNFCAYFAVAYLASTLSTKLRQGDVQALENLQALHESIIHSMSGGLITADLQGRITLLNPAGEKLLERRVQNVIGKNVQELFLDRLPGFESPSIKGEVRCVTPEGTEKIFGMKVSLLRVAEQGELGYIYTFADLTDLRRLEHEIRMRDRLSAVGRMAAGIAHEIRNPLSSIAGSVKVLTNISTLNDEQRTLVEIVTRESERLNRIISDFLIYSREKSYKFRPQNLVALLNDTLALLENHPLILNPAKSSAKKISIVRQYATSDALAIVDGDKLKQVFWNLCENAVRAMPGGGTLTVGLMEKEKTWMIYFGDTGSGMDSQLMEKIFEPFQSRFEGGTGLGLAIVYQIIQAHEGQISVSSAAGKGSEFRLEFLRPPKADSSQHGPDKGRLELAKAGGVNG, encoded by the coding sequence ATGCAGAATGAACTGAATGACCGCGCCTGGCTGAGTTGGATGGGGAAGGTGCGCATCATCATCATCACCTTCCTGCTGGGCATTGAATTGGCGATTCTCCAGCTCACGCAAACCAATGTCCGCGTTCCGGTCCGCGGGTTCATTTCCATCATTGTTCTCTGGTATTCCATTTCTTTTTTCGAGATTCTTCTGCTGGCGCTGTGGCATGATACACGCGCGCATGTGCGCCTGCAGATCCTGACCGACATCGCCTTTTCCACAGCGCTTCTCTATGTGACCGGCGGTATCGATACATCCTTCAATTTTCTCTATCCCCTGATCATTATTGTTGCCAGCATTCAGTTGCCGCGCGTATGGGCATATTTGACGGCGGGCCTCTCTTTTGTTCTCTTTGCCGCGATGTTGGAGTTTACGCAATACGGTTTGCTCCATTCCTATTCCATGTCTTCCCGGCCCGACAACAAAACCCTGCAATTGGTGATCGTGGTCAACTTTTGTGCATATTTTGCCGTGGCCTACCTGGCCAGTACGCTGAGCACAAAATTGCGGCAGGGAGACGTACAGGCACTGGAAAATTTGCAGGCGCTCCACGAAAGTATCATCCATTCGATGAGCGGAGGCTTGATCACGGCAGATCTGCAGGGCCGCATCACTTTGTTGAATCCCGCCGGTGAAAAATTGCTGGAGCGAAGAGTGCAAAACGTGATCGGGAAGAACGTTCAGGAGCTCTTTCTCGACCGGCTCCCTGGATTTGAGAGTCCCTCCATCAAGGGCGAGGTGCGCTGCGTGACGCCTGAGGGAACCGAAAAGATCTTTGGAATGAAGGTTTCGTTGTTGCGCGTGGCTGAGCAGGGCGAACTGGGCTATATCTATACATTTGCCGATTTAACCGATCTTCGCCGCCTGGAGCACGAAATTCGAATGCGCGACCGGCTCAGCGCCGTGGGACGCATGGCTGCAGGCATCGCCCACGAGATACGCAACCCACTCTCCTCGATTGCTGGTTCGGTGAAAGTGCTGACCAATATCTCCACCTTGAACGACGAGCAACGCACACTGGTGGAGATTGTTACGCGCGAATCAGAGCGGTTGAACCGGATTATCTCCGACTTTTTGATTTATTCACGCGAAAAGAGTTACAAGTTCAGGCCGCAGAATCTTGTCGCTTTGCTGAATGACACGCTGGCCTTGCTGGAAAACCATCCGCTGATCTTGAACCCGGCAAAGTCGAGCGCTAAAAAAATTTCCATTGTCCGTCAATATGCGACCTCGGACGCGCTGGCCATCGTGGATGGCGACAAACTCAAACAGGTCTTCTGGAACCTCTGTGAGAATGCAGTGCGTGCGATGCCGGGAGGGGGAACGCTGACCGTAGGTTTGATGGAGAAAGAAAAAACCTGGATGATTTACTTTGGCGATACCGGCTCTGGAATGGATTCGCAACTGATGGAAAAAATCTTTGAACCATTCCAATCCCGGTTTGAAGGTGGAACGGGGCTGGGGCTGGCCATCGTGTATCAGATTATCCAGGCGCATGAAGGACAGATCTCAGTAAGCTCGGCCGCGGGTAAGGGCTCTGAATTTCGGCTTGAGTTCCTCCGCCCACCCAAAGCCGACTCTAGCCAGCACGGTCCTGACAAGGGGCGGTTAGAGCTCGCGAAGGCAGGAGGAGTGAATGGGTAG